Proteins from one Pseudomonas sp. KBS0710 genomic window:
- a CDS encoding osmoprotectant NAGGN system M42 family peptidase → MTRTIPEPDLNYLQKVLLEMLAIPSPTGFTDTIVRYVAERLEELGIPFEMTRRGTIRATLKGQKNSPDRAVSAHLDTIGAAVRAIKDNGRLTLAPVGCWSSRFAEGSRVSLFTDNGVIRGSVLPLMASGHAFNTAVDEMPVSWDHVELRLDAYCATRADCDSLGISIGDYVAFDPLPEFTESGHISARHLDDKAGVAALLAALKAIIDSGEPLLIDCHPLFTITEETGSGAAAALPWDVSEFVGIDIAPVAPGQHSSEHAVSVAMQDSGGPYDYHLSRHLLRLASDNDLPVRRDLFRYYFSDAHSAVTAGHDIRTALLAFGCDATHGYERTHIDSLAALSRLLGAYILSPPVFASDAQPAQGSLDRFSHQIEHETQMESDTRVPSVDSLVGQKS, encoded by the coding sequence ATGACCCGAACCATCCCCGAACCGGATCTCAACTACCTGCAGAAAGTGCTGCTGGAAATGCTCGCCATTCCCAGCCCCACCGGGTTTACCGACACCATCGTGCGCTATGTCGCCGAGCGCCTGGAAGAGCTCGGCATTCCTTTTGAAATGACCCGGCGCGGCACCATCCGCGCAACCCTCAAGGGCCAGAAAAACAGCCCCGACCGCGCGGTTTCCGCGCACTTGGACACCATCGGCGCCGCCGTGCGGGCGATCAAGGACAATGGCCGCCTGACGCTCGCGCCGGTGGGTTGCTGGTCCAGCCGCTTTGCCGAAGGCAGCCGCGTCAGCCTGTTTACCGACAACGGCGTGATCCGTGGCAGCGTGTTGCCGCTGATGGCCTCCGGGCACGCGTTCAACACCGCCGTGGATGAAATGCCGGTGAGCTGGGACCACGTGGAACTGCGCCTGGATGCCTACTGCGCGACCCGTGCCGATTGCGACTCGCTAGGCATCAGCATCGGCGACTATGTAGCGTTCGACCCACTGCCGGAGTTCACCGAGAGCGGGCATATCAGCGCCCGCCACCTGGACGATAAAGCCGGTGTGGCCGCCCTGCTCGCGGCGCTCAAGGCGATTATCGACAGCGGCGAACCGTTGCTGATCGACTGCCATCCGCTGTTCACCATCACCGAAGAAACCGGCAGTGGCGCAGCTGCCGCCCTGCCCTGGGACGTCAGCGAATTTGTCGGCATCGACATCGCCCCGGTCGCGCCCGGCCAGCACTCCAGCGAGCACGCCGTGAGTGTGGCCATGCAGGATTCCGGCGGGCCGTATGACTATCACCTGTCCCGCCACCTGCTGCGCCTGGCGTCTGATAACGACCTGCCGGTGCGCCGCGACCTGTTTCGCTATTACTTCAGCGACGCCCACTCGGCCGTCACCGCCGGCCACGACATTCGCACCGCACTGCTGGCGTTTGGTTGCGATGCGACCCATGGCTATGAGCGCACACACATCGACAGCCTGGCTGCACTCAGCCGCCTGCTGGGCGCATACATCCTCAGCCCGCCGGTGTTCGCCAGCGATGCGCAACCGGCCCAGGGTTCGCTGGACCGGTTCAGTCATCAGATCGAGCACGAAACGCAAATGGAGAGCGACACCCGCGTGCCGTCGGTGGACAGCCTGGTCGGTCAGAAGTCCTGA
- a CDS encoding YheU family protein has protein sequence MLIPYDALEVDTLTRLIEDFVTRDGTDNGDDTPLETRVLRVRQALTKGQALIVFDPESEQCQLMLKHDVPKHLFD, from the coding sequence ATGCTGATTCCCTACGACGCACTTGAAGTCGACACCCTGACCCGCCTCATCGAAGACTTCGTGACCCGCGACGGCACCGACAACGGCGACGACACGCCCCTGGAGACCCGCGTACTGCGCGTGCGCCAAGCCTTGACCAAGGGCCAGGCCCTGATTGTGTTCGACCCGGAAAGCGAGCAATGCCAGTTGATGCTCAAGCACGACGTGCCCAAGCATCTGTTTGACTGA
- the csrA gene encoding carbon storage regulator CsrA: MLVLSRAVGEIISIGDDIALHILELNGTQVKFGIAAPAGVNVHRAEVYQKILERQATETHAVPNR, encoded by the coding sequence ATGCTGGTCTTAAGCCGCGCTGTAGGCGAAATCATCTCTATCGGCGATGACATCGCCCTGCACATCCTCGAACTGAACGGTACTCAAGTGAAATTCGGCATCGCTGCCCCGGCGGGTGTGAATGTCCATCGGGCCGAGGTGTATCAGAAGATCCTCGAACGCCAGGCCACAGAAACCCACGCCGTACCCAACCGCTGA
- a CDS encoding SDR family oxidoreductase yields the protein MQNRMMITGAGSGLGREIALRWAREGWQLALSDVSEPGLQETLKRVREAGGDGFIQRCDVRDYSQLTAFAQACEVKLGGIDVIVNNAGVASGGFFAELSLEDWDWQIAINLMGVVKGCKAFLPLLEKSKGRIINIASMAALMQGPAMSNYNVAKAGVVALSESLLVELKQQEVGVHVVCPSFFQTNLLDSFRGPTPAMKAQVGKLLESSPISAADIADYIYQRVAEGEFMILPHEQGRMAWALKQKNPQLLYDEMTLMADKMRAKAQATKG from the coding sequence ATGCAAAATCGCATGATGATCACTGGTGCCGGGTCTGGCCTGGGTCGCGAAATCGCGCTGCGCTGGGCGCGCGAAGGTTGGCAGTTGGCCTTGTCGGACGTCAGCGAGCCAGGCTTGCAAGAAACCCTCAAGCGGGTGCGCGAGGCCGGTGGCGATGGTTTTATCCAGCGCTGCGACGTGCGTGACTACAGCCAGCTCACCGCCTTTGCCCAGGCTTGCGAAGTGAAGCTGGGCGGCATTGATGTGATCGTCAACAACGCTGGCGTGGCCTCGGGTGGCTTCTTTGCCGAGTTATCCCTGGAAGATTGGGACTGGCAGATTGCGATCAACTTGATGGGCGTGGTCAAGGGCTGCAAAGCGTTCCTGCCGCTGCTCGAAAAGAGCAAGGGCCGGATTATCAACATCGCGTCCATGGCTGCGCTGATGCAGGGGCCGGCGATGAGCAACTACAACGTGGCCAAGGCCGGTGTGGTGGCGTTGTCGGAGAGTTTGCTGGTGGAACTCAAGCAGCAGGAAGTCGGTGTGCATGTGGTGTGCCCGTCGTTTTTCCAGACCAACCTGCTGGATTCGTTCCGTGGGCCTACACCGGCGATGAAGGCGCAGGTGGGCAAGTTGCTCGAGAGTTCACCGATTTCGGCGGCGGATATTGCCGACTACATTTATCAGCGAGTGGCCGAAGGGGAATTCATGATTTTGCCCCACGAGCAGGGGCGCATGGCGTGGGCGTTGAAGCAGAAGAACCCGCAGTTGCTGTATGACGAAATGACGCTGATGGCCGACAAAATGCGCGCCAAGGCCCAGGCCACCAAGGGCTGA
- the ngg gene encoding N-acetylglutaminylglutamine synthetase, whose amino-acid sequence MKPLAAAYSQRLLKGQAPTYERLQARLAEDGSPLGAEPIAVHCGWGRLLIGHTFPDPASLAQELLNEQAGERDIALYVAAPQQILGIDPQQLFLDPSDTLRLWFSDYRPATRVFRGFRIRRVQTEADWQAVNQLYQGRGMLPVDAERLTPRHQGGPVYWLAEDEDSGAVIGSVMGLNHQKAFHDPENGCSLWCLAVDPQCTRPGVGEVLVRHLVEHFMSRGLSYLDLSVLHDNRQAKSLYAKLGFRALTTFAIKRKNGINQPLFLGPGPQAGFNPYARIIVEEAHRRGIDVQVDDADAGLFTLSHGGRRVRCRESLSDLTSAISMTLCQDKSLTHKVLSAAGLKLPSQQLAGSADDNLEFLDEHQRIVVKPLDGEQGQGVAVDLQSIEEVQKAIETARQFDSRVLLESFHEGLDLRILVIGFEVVAAAIRRPAEVTGDGQHSIGALIEAQSRRRQAATDGESKIPLDAETQRTLHAAGYDYSSILPRGHTLAVRRTANLHTGGCLEDVTAILHPTLVDAAVRAARALDIPMVGLDLMVTAADQPEYVFIEANERAGLANHEPQPTAEKFVDLLFPHSQPTA is encoded by the coding sequence GAGCCGATTGCCGTGCATTGTGGCTGGGGCCGATTGTTGATCGGGCACACCTTCCCGGACCCGGCCAGCCTCGCCCAGGAACTGCTCAATGAGCAGGCGGGCGAACGTGACATCGCGCTGTATGTGGCGGCGCCCCAGCAAATCCTCGGGATCGACCCGCAACAGTTATTCCTCGACCCCTCCGACACCTTGCGCCTGTGGTTCAGCGATTACCGCCCCGCTACGCGGGTATTTCGCGGCTTTCGCATTCGCCGGGTGCAGACCGAGGCCGACTGGCAGGCGGTCAACCAACTCTACCAAGGCCGTGGCATGTTGCCCGTCGACGCCGAGCGCCTGACCCCACGCCATCAAGGCGGCCCGGTGTATTGGCTGGCCGAGGATGAAGACAGCGGCGCGGTGATCGGCAGCGTGATGGGCCTGAACCATCAAAAGGCCTTCCACGACCCCGAAAACGGTTGCAGCCTGTGGTGCCTGGCGGTCGACCCGCAATGCACGCGCCCAGGCGTGGGCGAGGTGCTGGTGCGCCACTTGGTGGAGCACTTTATGAGCCGTGGCCTGAGCTACCTCGACCTGTCGGTGCTGCACGATAACCGTCAGGCCAAGAGCCTCTACGCCAAGCTCGGTTTTCGCGCGCTGACCACCTTTGCGATCAAGCGCAAGAACGGCATCAACCAGCCGCTGTTTCTCGGCCCCGGCCCGCAGGCAGGCTTTAACCCGTATGCGCGCATCATTGTCGAAGAAGCCCATCGACGTGGCATCGATGTGCAAGTGGATGACGCCGACGCCGGCCTGTTCACCCTCAGCCATGGCGGGCGCCGCGTGCGTTGCCGCGAGTCGTTGAGCGACCTGACCAGCGCCATCAGCATGACCCTGTGCCAGGACAAGAGCCTGACCCACAAGGTGCTCAGTGCGGCAGGTTTGAAACTGCCGTCGCAACAGTTGGCCGGCAGTGCCGACGACAACCTGGAGTTTCTCGACGAGCACCAGCGCATCGTGGTCAAGCCACTCGATGGCGAACAAGGCCAGGGCGTGGCGGTGGATCTGCAGAGCATCGAGGAGGTGCAAAAAGCCATCGAGACAGCGCGTCAATTCGACAGCCGTGTGCTGCTTGAAAGCTTTCACGAAGGCCTCGACCTGCGCATCCTGGTGATCGGCTTTGAGGTGGTTGCCGCTGCGATTCGGCGGCCTGCCGAGGTGACCGGTGATGGTCAGCACTCCATCGGCGCCTTGATCGAAGCCCAGAGCCGTCGCCGCCAGGCTGCTACCGACGGCGAAAGCAAAATCCCGCTGGACGCCGAAACCCAACGCACGCTGCACGCCGCGGGTTACGACTACAGCAGCATCTTGCCCCGTGGCCACACCTTGGCGGTGCGCCGTACCGCCAACTTGCATACCGGCGGTTGCCTGGAAGATGTCACCGCGATTCTGCACCCGACACTGGTAGACGCCGCCGTGCGCGCCGCCCGTGCATTGGACATTCCCATGGTCGGCCTGGACCTGATGGTGACCGCCGCCGACCAGCCTGAGTATGTGTTTATCGAAGCCAACGAACGCGCCGGGTTGGCCAATCATGAACCGCAACCGACAGCGGAGAAGTTTGTGGATTTGTTGTTTCCGCACAGTCAGCCAACTGCTTGA